One region of Natronorubrum aibiense genomic DNA includes:
- the aglJ gene encoding S-layer glycoprotein N-glycosyltransferase AglJ translates to MDNDVVRADSRLSVGDEEVVAMSRETREIAAEDVCILVPTLNEAATIGDVIDGFHAEGYTNVFVVDGDSDDDTREIARERGANVLVQSGDGKGQAVREALEYVNVPYVLMLDGDGTYDPADADRMLEPLSRGYEHVIGNRFADMDDDAMKALNGVGNRLINKSFRFIHGADYDDILSGYRAFTVDSFERLSLDSDGFTIETELAVECVKHGIETTVVPVSYSARPEASETNLHPVKDGGTIILALYALAKTNNPLFYFGSLGVGGIVSGGVVASYVLWQWIQYQQGHEILAMVSAAAILLGVQLLMFGVLSDMLVTLHREQRRRLEQITRDDREQE, encoded by the coding sequence ATGGACAATGACGTGGTTCGTGCGGACTCGAGGCTGTCGGTCGGCGATGAGGAGGTCGTCGCCATGAGCCGTGAGACGCGCGAGATCGCCGCCGAGGATGTCTGTATTCTCGTTCCGACGCTCAACGAGGCGGCCACGATCGGCGACGTCATCGACGGCTTCCACGCGGAAGGCTACACGAACGTGTTCGTCGTCGACGGCGACTCTGACGACGATACGCGCGAGATCGCCCGCGAGCGCGGAGCCAACGTCCTCGTCCAGTCCGGCGACGGGAAAGGACAGGCCGTCCGCGAGGCTCTCGAGTACGTCAACGTCCCCTACGTGTTGATGCTCGACGGCGACGGCACCTACGATCCGGCCGACGCAGATCGGATGCTCGAGCCGCTCTCACGGGGCTACGAGCACGTGATCGGCAACCGGTTTGCCGACATGGACGACGACGCGATGAAGGCGTTGAACGGCGTCGGCAACCGGCTGATAAACAAATCGTTCCGGTTCATCCACGGGGCCGACTACGACGACATCCTCTCGGGATATCGGGCGTTTACGGTCGACTCGTTCGAACGGCTCTCGCTCGATTCGGACGGTTTTACCATCGAGACCGAACTCGCCGTCGAGTGTGTCAAACACGGAATCGAGACGACCGTCGTCCCGGTCAGTTACAGCGCCCGGCCGGAGGCCTCGGAGACGAATCTCCACCCGGTCAAAGACGGCGGGACGATCATCCTCGCGCTGTATGCACTCGCCAAAACGAACAACCCGCTGTTTTACTTCGGCAGCCTCGGCGTCGGCGGCATCGTCTCCGGCGGCGTCGTCGCATCGTACGTCCTCTGGCAGTGGATTCAGTATCAACAGGGCCACGAGATTCTGGCGATGGTGTCCGCGGCCGCCATCCTGCTCGGCGTCCAGTTGCTCATGTTCGGCGTGCTCTCGGATATGCTCGTGACGCTCCACCGCGAGCAGCGACGGCGTCTCGAGCAGATCACGCGCGACGACCGAGAGCAGGAGTGA
- a CDS encoding DUF5789 family protein, with translation MGVRPPSGGDDDEPESIEFGIAAVDAHLRTADLSFPAAKDDVAAELGHEQIPYDVHGNDVALGVMLEEVDTTEFRSRQELLNALHEPFEEYRRNNSGGVFQQMRSMLPF, from the coding sequence ATGGGAGTTCGGCCACCCTCGGGCGGAGACGACGACGAACCGGAGAGTATCGAATTCGGCATCGCCGCCGTCGATGCACATCTTAGAACGGCAGACCTCTCGTTTCCGGCGGCGAAAGACGACGTTGCGGCGGAACTCGGCCACGAGCAGATTCCCTACGACGTCCACGGCAACGACGTCGCGCTGGGTGTGATGCTCGAGGAAGTCGACACGACGGAGTTTCGCTCCCGGCAGGAACTGCTCAACGCGCTCCACGAACCGTTCGAGGAGTACCGTCGGAACAACTCCGGCGGCGTCTTCCAGCAGATGCGATCGATGCTGCCGTTTTGA
- a CDS encoding ribbon-helix-helix domain-containing protein: MTEYTTVSIPKDLADRVEDTIEGTSFQSTSDLTRFLLRSIVIQHQKQGKLTEAEFEEITEQLRGLGYLE, translated from the coding sequence ATGACCGAGTACACCACGGTTTCGATCCCGAAGGATCTCGCCGACCGCGTCGAGGACACGATCGAAGGGACGAGCTTTCAGAGCACGAGCGACCTCACTCGATTCCTGCTTCGCAGCATCGTCATCCAGCACCAGAAGCAGGGGAAACTCACGGAAGCCGAGTTCGAAGAGATTACCGAACAGCTTCGAGGCCTCGGCTACCTCGAGTAA
- a CDS encoding MPN domain-containing protein, with translation MVYITRALVDVLLDLASDADPNRVTTGVSVTPAGDLEGAAVELPPETPVFTDFFLPDPGNAVNAVFGVDLSTPARQAQGRFVSHPVRELEVTRRDDLAEVIFVAVPPWGIGERSFGAFDRRGERQPLEVIDASPPEQSL, from the coding sequence GTGGTTTACATCACGCGTGCCCTCGTCGACGTCCTGCTCGATCTGGCCAGCGACGCCGATCCGAACCGCGTGACGACCGGCGTCTCGGTCACTCCTGCAGGCGACCTCGAGGGGGCGGCAGTCGAGTTGCCACCCGAGACGCCAGTGTTTACGGACTTCTTTCTGCCCGATCCCGGCAACGCCGTCAACGCCGTGTTCGGTGTCGACCTCTCGACACCGGCCCGGCAGGCACAGGGTCGGTTCGTCTCACACCCCGTTCGGGAACTCGAGGTGACCAGACGAGACGACCTCGCCGAAGTGATCTTCGTCGCTGTGCCACCGTGGGGGATCGGCGAGCGGTCGTTCGGCGCGTTCGATCGGCGCGGCGAGCGCCAGCCACTCGAAGTCATCGACGCCAGCCCGCCCGAGCAGTCGCTGTGA
- a CDS encoding VOC family protein, whose protein sequence is MLTGLSWLALEVKYLERARSFYEETLNLTLAQERDTELVFEAGETALVLRRPAAFPRGGLHTHFAFSIPDAAYDDWWDRLSEAYDLEEAQFGSARSLYLYDPDGNCVEIGQQDVAGPGIDGIFEVVLEVESLERATSFYADLGFETVDTGADRKRVRMQGPMALELWEPQLGIADARGGVHVDLGFRLDEPKVALDAVADRVRAIEQETDETVVVRDPDGHFLTFTTGQY, encoded by the coding sequence ATGCTCACCGGGCTGTCCTGGCTCGCCCTTGAGGTCAAATACCTCGAGCGAGCGCGATCGTTTTACGAGGAGACGCTGAATCTCACCCTCGCACAGGAACGGGACACCGAACTCGTGTTCGAGGCAGGCGAAACCGCGCTCGTTCTCCGTCGTCCAGCGGCGTTCCCCCGCGGCGGCCTCCACACCCACTTTGCGTTCTCGATTCCCGACGCAGCGTACGACGACTGGTGGGACCGTCTCTCCGAGGCGTACGACCTCGAGGAAGCCCAGTTCGGCTCCGCCAGATCGCTCTATCTGTACGATCCCGACGGCAACTGCGTCGAGATCGGCCAGCAGGACGTCGCGGGGCCGGGTATCGATGGCATCTTCGAGGTCGTCCTCGAGGTCGAGTCGCTCGAACGGGCGACGTCGTTCTACGCCGACCTCGGATTCGAGACGGTCGATACGGGAGCCGATCGAAAACGTGTCCGCATGCAGGGACCGATGGCGCTCGAACTCTGGGAGCCACAGCTCGGGATCGCCGACGCCCGCGGAGGGGTCCACGTCGACCTCGGGTTCAGACTCGACGAGCCGAAGGTCGCACTCGACGCCGTCGCGGATCGGGTCCGTGCCATCGAACAGGAGACCGACGAGACGGTCGTCGTTCGCGATCCCGACGGCCACTTTCTGACGTTTACAACCGGTCAGTACTGA
- a CDS encoding DUF5779 family protein, whose protein sequence is MSDFDLDLRAVEEHIDEELEIEGSVILGVLDGTTPADEWLEAISKGNLLVLNVEGDVNELASGFARDVKESGGSLIHFRGFLLVAPPGVDVSTDRL, encoded by the coding sequence ATGAGCGATTTCGACCTCGATCTTCGTGCGGTCGAGGAACACATCGACGAGGAACTCGAGATCGAAGGCAGCGTCATCCTCGGCGTGCTCGACGGCACGACGCCGGCCGACGAGTGGCTCGAGGCGATCTCGAAGGGGAACCTGCTCGTCCTCAACGTCGAGGGCGACGTCAACGAGTTAGCCTCGGGATTCGCCCGCGACGTCAAGGAATCGGGTGGCAGCCTCATCCACTTCCGTGGATTCTTGCTCGTGGCCCCGCCGGGTGTCGACGTCAGTACTGACCGGTTGTAA